The genomic region CAGCAAGTTGCACTTGATTGACTTAAAAACAACTCATTGTGAAGTGGTTTATCATGAAATAAAGGTCAAACTTGCCACATAAAAGAGCTGTAGGGTTATGAATTACGAATATATGGATTAGCAGCCTTAAATCTTTCTGAATATGCAGCAGTAACCATGTGAAATGGAGAAAAAAGATCCATTTAGAAACTAACTTGTTTGGACTTAAAGCTTCGTTCGGTTTGAGTTGTATAGACATGCACTCCATGCAAGAGTTTTGTTCTTAAAGAGCTCATATCTTGCAGTTGAGGTCATTAATCTTTTGAAATAACAGCTAAAGATGAATTACCTCAAGAATGTATCTTGAACACCAGATGTGATCTCCAGCTTCAATTCCCACACTGGGACCCACCTGATACTCCCACTGCACAACATTGGAAACCAAGATAGGGTGACGAAACCATACAAGCATGACTAAGCATTACTCAAGATATCTACAAAATGCAAATGCTCATGGTGAGAGGTAAACCTGGCCAGGCATAACCTCCCCATTGGTACCACTAATGTTGATTCCAGCATACAAACAAGCCTTGTAATGAGCGTCTGATATGTCACGACCAAAAGACTTATCAGCCCCAGCTCCACAGTAGTAAGGACcctgataaaaaataaaaagacatgAAAGGGCTATgtaccttagaattccatgtCAAAACAACAGATCAGCTAACGGTAGAGCAAAATTCATTGACGCAAGATTATTACCTGAGGACCAGGATAGGCTCCAACAGGCCAGCCCAAGGGCCACTTCACATTTGGTTGAAGTAAGGTGTACTCTTGTTCAATTCCAAACCTAGACCAAGTGATTATCAAACATAAGCACCTTAATTatcacaaacatatgtatgaTAATTGCTGAGTTGAATGTCAATGCAAATGAGACTATAACATGCAAAAACAATTAGAAGTGAAAGTAGCCAAATTTCACActtgttaatatttttcaacatatATTGACAAGGTTTTTCGATTTGAAAAGTATCCTACGAAAATAAGACTAAGATAGTCAGAACAAGACATACCATGGCACTTCATCTACAACCTTCTTACTACTGAAAATTTCAGCAGCACGGTTGCGTTTGTTTGTAGGAATGGGCTCACCTGCTGGTGTGTATGAATCACAAATTACCTATACAGACAAACAAAACCAATGTCAACAGAAACAATACACAAAACCAATGTCAAAAAATTTGGTAGTTCAAAACCAAAATCTCCAATTACTTGGCTAAAAAACACTCACCAAAATATTGTTACCTCCACGGAAAGGGTCCTTGAAAATTGCCTGGGGGCTGGATATATAAAATGTTAAGTCAAGGCTACGCTTGATCATAGACAAAAATGCAGAAACTTGTCAATGTTATAATAGGATCTTACTATAGAATAACTTCACTATCCTCTCCTGGTGCTTGTCCAGTACTTGATCCATCATAGTTCCACTTTGGCAGCTCAGATGGATGTTCCACAGGTTTTGAAATAGTCTGAAAGCATGAACAGATCACAATGTAACAGGATGAAGTAAACTACACATTAGCCGAAAAaggaagaataaagaaaagaacaatcTACTCTCTGAAATCGTTATTATTCAATTACCCTTGACTTGCTTCGCACATCAATACCAGATCCTCCAATCCTATTTCAAAACAATGCAACATTATTTAGTGACACCGTCAGCTTTTTCAGTCTACTTGAAGTTAAAAATGCAATTAAGAAAGCcccacaaaaagaaaataggaaaGAATATGTACCAAATGTACTCGGCAATGATCCTGTCGGTGTATGGTGTAATGTCCAAATTTAGAAGATCCTCTAGCCTATTGATGGTGCTGTTTTCAGACTTCAGTGCAAATACTCTGAGTCTGCCAGAGTTTTTAGCTGTGACTTTTTTGTTCTGCTTCAGCAACAGGGAACTCCACATCTTTGTTGTCAGGGGACTTGCAGGCATCGAGTTCTTTGGGAGTCTCATCTGCCATTGTGGAGAGGGTGCCAAGATTTGTGCCATTTTCACCTACACCTTGCTGGAAAATTAGAACAAGTACATTTACAAAGAGCTTGACAACTTAAAGATTAAGAACAAGGTAGTCAAAGGTTTGGTTGAGGAGAGATAAATTAAAGGTGGGAAATTCTGTCAACAAAATCATAAAGGTCAAGGGTGAGCCAACTATAAAACTGATTTCTCCTTACATCTTTTGCCTATGACTTCAGTGACATCCTTCTAATTCTAGGTAAAATGCAATTATCAATTCCTAACACCTGCATACTTCTCATCAAATTCCATTTCTTTGACCATAAGTAGCCCACAGAGATGCCATTCTTACCTTCTTAGCCCATGCGATTTTCTTCCCTAGATCATGGCCATGGTCTAGGCTAGAAAATTCCCTAAGGCCCAGTTCTGCTGAGATCTAACCTAATTGCAATGTCACAACCTTAGTTGACTTGACTTCTACAGTGCAATGGTTTCAATAATCAAGGATCATAATCATTAGAGTCAGTCAACCATGATTGGACTCAGAAGGAGATGCAAGCATCTAGGCTATTAGGTGTCAGGAAAAAAAAGGCACAGGGACAAATCAGTTTGActttagattaatttttacCCTCTAAAGTGAAAAGAATTCCCATGTAaactgaaaaggaagaagcTTTATTTGATCAACCAAAAAAGAACAGCTTGATTTGTATAATCAATTATCAAGTAGAAACCACTAGCTATTTGGTTCTATAGAGTCAACCGAAGGTTTGAAGTCGGAAcctctatttttcatttccatgataaacatatcaaaaaaattttatcagACAGAAAAAGTTTATGGCaccaagaaaaaagaaagaaagtagagGCAGGCATGTTAGATTGGATGGCCACACTAATGACTGTGGTAGCTAACTTATGATAATG from Ricinus communis isolate WT05 ecotype wild-type chromosome 9, ASM1957865v1, whole genome shotgun sequence harbors:
- the LOC8261490 gene encoding glutamine synthetase leaf isozyme, chloroplastic, which translates into the protein MAQILAPSPQWQMRLPKNSMPASPLTTKMWSSLLLKQNKKVTAKNSGRLRVFALKSENSTINRLEDLLNLDITPYTDRIIAEYIWIGGSGIDVRSKSRTISKPVEHPSELPKWNYDGSSTGQAPGEDSEVILYPQAIFKDPFRGGNNILVICDSYTPAGEPIPTNKRNRAAEIFSSKKVVDEVPWFGIEQEYTLLQPNVKWPLGWPVGAYPGPQGPYYCGAGADKSFGRDISDAHYKACLYAGINISGTNGEVMPGQWEYQVGPSVGIEAGDHIWCSRYILERITEQAGVILTLDPKPIEGDWNGAGCHTNYSTKSMRDEGGYEVIKKAILNLSLRHKEHISAYGEGNERRLTGKHETASIDTFSWGVANRGCSIRVGRDTEKNGKGYLEDRRPASNMDPYVVTSLLAETTILWEPTLEAEALAAQKLSLKV